The Epinephelus lanceolatus isolate andai-2023 chromosome 8, ASM4190304v1, whole genome shotgun sequence genome includes a window with the following:
- the phlda3 gene encoding pleckstrin homology-like domain family A member 3, with the protein MSFPAKVMRDGLLEKRSSGLLQLWKKKRCVLTEEGLRLHNCKGGDGGGGVGDAPSTAWSSKAKELRFERMATVDCVEYKRGLVYFTVVMATGKEIDFRCPQDGTAWNAEIALALVRFKNLQAVQTGRNRHLSTAHLGSTGEDEEL; encoded by the coding sequence ATGTCCTTCCCGGCCAAAGTGATGAGGGACGGGCTGCTGGAGAAGCGCAGCAGCGGGCTCCTCCAGCTGTGGAAGAAGAAGCGCTGCGTGCTCACAGAGGAAGGGCTGCGTCTGCACAACTGCAAAGGTGGTGACGGCGGTGGTGGCGTTGGTGATGCTCCGAGCACAGCGTGGAGCTCCAAAGCCAAGGAGCTCCGCTTTGAGCGCATGGCCACGGTAGACTGCGTGGAGTACAAGCGAGGGCTGGTGTACTTCACCGTGGTCATGGCCACGGGGAAGGAGATAGACTTTCGGTGTCCGCAGGACGGCACGGCGTGGAACGCGGAGATTGCTCTGGCACTGGTGCGCTTTAAGAACCTGCAGGCCGTGCAAACTGGGCGGAACAGGCACCTGTCaacagcacacctgggcagcaCTGGGGAGGATGAGGAGCTCTGA
- the csrp1a gene encoding cysteine and glycine-rich protein 1a — MPLGGGNNCVCCKKTVYFAEEVLCDGGSFHKSCFLCMVCRKSLDSTTVTVHKDEVYCKACYSKKYGPKGYGYGQGAGTLSMDKGESLGITPEEPAPHRPTTNPNPSKLAQKFGGSDKCPRCGKAVYAAEKVIGAGSAWHKQGCFTCATCKKSLESTTLSDKDGEIYCKACYGKHFGPKGFGYGVGAGALSHTQ, encoded by the exons ATGCCACTGGGAGGAGGAAACAACTGTGTCTGCTGTAAGAAGACAGTTTACTTCGCAGAGGAGGTGCTCTGTGACGGGGGGAGCTTCCACAAGTCCTGCTTCCTGTGCA TGGTGTGTCGGAAGAGTTTGGACAGCACAACTGTAACTGTTCATAAGGATGAAGTTTACTGCAAGGCATGCTACTCCAAGAAATACGGGCCAAAAGGCTACGGCTATGGCCAGGGAGCAGGGACACTGAGCATGGACAAGGGAGAGTCTCTGGGCATTACACCTGAAGA ACCGGCTCCTCATCGTCCCACCACCAACCCAAACCCATCCAAGCTGGCTCAGAAGTTTGGAGGGTCAGACAAGTGCCCTCGCTGTGGCAAGGCTGTCTACGCTGCAGAGAAAGTGATTGGAGCTGGGAGT GCGTGGCACAAGCAGGGATGTTTCACCTGTGCCACATGTAAGAAGAGCCTTGAGTCAACGACACTATCTGATAAGGACGGAGAAATCTACTGCAAAG CTTGTTATGGCAAACACTTTGGTCCCAAGGGATTTGGGTATGGCGTGGGAGCCGGGGCGCTGTCGCACACTCAGTAG